GATCAGTGTGCGATAAAAGATTACAGTGTTCGTTTATAGAACTCATGATAAAAAGTTCGATGGCGCTGTTAGAGAATTGGGGAATGAAACAATGCAGTTTCACCACAACGGATATGTTTCCGCTGATCCACGAGTACAGCCAGTTGCCGGGGCGGGGATCAACCGTCCCACTGAGCTACCCGAGGAGATGGATGTACTGATTGTCGGAACGGGGCCGGCTGGCATCATTGCTGCGGCCCAGCTCTCTCAGTTCCCAGATGTTCATACTCGAATTATTGACCGCCGTCCCGGGCGTCTTGAGATCGGGCAGGCCGATGGCATCCAGTCTCGGACCGTAGAGACTTTCCAGGCCTTTGGATTTGCAGAGCGCATTACTTCGGAGGCGTACGTCATCAAAGAGACCACTTTCTGGAATCCAGATCCGCAAAACCCGGAGCGCATTATTCGCACCGACCGTACCGCGGATGATCCAACGGGCATTAGCGAATTCCCGCATTTGGTCGTGAATCAAGCACGCGTGATCGATTATTTTGCTGAATACGCCCATAACGCGCCAACTCGCATCGCACCGGATTTCGGTTGGGACTTTCAGGAGCTCGTAGTCGAGCACGGCCACGACTACCCAGTGAAAGTAACGTTGCTTGGCTGCGGGGAAGAGAATCAAGGTATCCAGCGCGTGGTTCGAGCCAAATATGTTGTTGGAGCTGATGGTGCACGAAGCAAAGTTCGTCGTTCTATTGGCGCCAAACTTTCAGGCGACAAAGCCAATCACGCCTGGGGAGTTATGGACACGTTGGCGATTACTGATTTCCCCGATGTGCGCACCAAATGCGCAATCCATTCCCAAGCAGGTTCGATTCTGTTGATCCCTCGTGAAGGTGGCCAGCTCTTTCGTTTGTATGTCGACTTAGGGGAAGTGCCTGAAGATGACAACGGCAAGGTGCGCCAGACACCGCTGGAAGAAATTATTGAGCGCGCCACAGCAATTCTGAACCCCTACTCGCTAGAAGTGAGGGACGTAGCTTGGCATAGCGTGTACGAGGTCGGACACCGTCTG
The nucleotide sequence above comes from Glutamicibacter sp. B1. Encoded proteins:
- a CDS encoding FAD-binding monooxygenase, coding for MQFHHNGYVSADPRVQPVAGAGINRPTELPEEMDVLIVGTGPAGIIAAAQLSQFPDVHTRIIDRRPGRLEIGQADGIQSRTVETFQAFGFAERITSEAYVIKETTFWNPDPQNPERIIRTDRTADDPTGISEFPHLVVNQARVIDYFAEYAHNAPTRIAPDFGWDFQELVVEHGHDYPVKVTLLGCGEENQGIQRVVRAKYVVGADGARSKVRRSIGAKLSGDKANHAWGVMDTLAITDFPDVRTKCAIHSQAGSILLIPREGGQLFRLYVDLGEVPEDDNGKVRQTPLEEIIERATAILNPYSLEVRDVAWHSVYEVGHRLADRFDDVLLDESDQKEPRVFITGDACHTHSAKAGQGMNVSMQDGFNLAWKLGYVLSGLAPAGLLRTYSAERKLIAQDLINFDKQWSSIMAATPETLQGQEGAAEFYVRTAEFPAGFMTEYAPSILTAQHTHQSLAAGYPIGKRFKSASVMRVADANPKHLGHHHRADGRYRIYVFADQAEVGAPGKVENLAQWFLESRDSPIGRFTPKGADLDALFDVKVIYQQDYTSINVNDAPKIFRPNSGKFGLVDYEKIYTTLDSSSNIFEERQISRDGAIVIVRPDMYVANVLPLDAFEEFAGFFDGILTPQE